The Haloplanus sp. CK5-1 genome contains a region encoding:
- a CDS encoding Rieske (2Fe-2S) protein, whose amino-acid sequence MPTDTTPDDPHDEIEIERRRVAKVLAAVGGVGAVSAFSVSALAGLSESGKIEEPDPLFVEGIRLVDADGNPLTASDAIPQNEELEPLTVYPEEEGGGAITEDRAAVLLVRFPQDSYREPTNLDGTVDGYAAYSKVCTHLGCAVNGTEGTQLYCQCHGSAFDPLQGAEVTGGPASSPLPQLPIGVTDDEDGQLLLATGPFEGPVGPE is encoded by the coding sequence ATGCCGACCGACACGACACCCGACGACCCACACGACGAGATAGAGATCGAGCGCCGCCGAGTCGCGAAGGTGCTCGCCGCGGTCGGCGGCGTCGGTGCCGTCAGCGCCTTCAGCGTCTCCGCGCTCGCCGGCCTGAGCGAGTCGGGAAAGATCGAGGAACCGGACCCGCTGTTCGTCGAGGGGATCCGACTGGTCGACGCCGACGGCAACCCCCTCACGGCCTCGGACGCCATCCCACAAAACGAGGAACTGGAGCCGCTGACCGTCTACCCCGAGGAGGAGGGCGGCGGTGCGATCACCGAGGACCGCGCGGCGGTCCTGCTCGTCCGGTTCCCCCAGGATAGCTATCGGGAGCCGACGAACCTCGACGGCACCGTCGACGGCTACGCCGCCTACTCGAAGGTGTGCACCCACCTGGGGTGTGCCGTCAACGGGACCGAGGGGACTCAGCTCTACTGTCAGTGTCACGGCTCGGCGTTCGACCCGCTGCAGGGCGCGGAAGTGACCGGCGGACCGGCATCGAGCCCACTCCCACAGCTTCCCATCGGCGTCACTGACGACGAGGACGGACAACTGCTCCTGGCGACCGGCCCGTTCGAGGGCCCGGTCGGTCCCGAATGA
- a CDS encoding DR2241 family protein: MSGPTATDPAEALRTAAADGVDFDGLEATRDDDGFHLAVPEARYDGLSASAFLDAARGHEAYVEDWFFWHQHAPQDDASWAFLRWVERADDPLPERRTRLADGTAREWGQLLIETRTGERGRRRYDLRHVDDADTDDDALSVHTDPHDARRIRKTDDDGRYRPLSTAPTLPHGWAFADLGPAALVRAVEGFYPATIGNWHREREGRLDVTHWTEAVARQTGIYGVVETWDRGEGHEHVNWVAEACCADSECLKRREWAYDDETPLDVPGGDGVFPCREPCSLVIAAARRWTRMEAEASRTYEFDLTPSEKAQLEELVDAVADGRTDEIREADTSDGANRYRTRYLRAKLFDDEGNLCGVPTEADDADTE, translated from the coding sequence ATGTCCGGGCCGACGGCGACCGATCCGGCCGAAGCCCTGCGGACGGCCGCCGCCGACGGCGTCGACTTCGACGGCCTCGAGGCGACCCGCGACGACGACGGCTTCCACCTCGCCGTCCCCGAGGCCCGCTACGACGGCCTCTCGGCGTCGGCCTTCCTCGACGCCGCGCGGGGCCACGAAGCGTACGTCGAGGACTGGTTCTTCTGGCACCAGCACGCCCCGCAGGACGACGCCTCGTGGGCCTTTCTCCGGTGGGTCGAGCGGGCCGACGATCCCCTCCCCGAACGTCGCACCCGCCTCGCCGACGGGACGGCCCGCGAGTGGGGCCAACTCCTGATCGAGACCCGGACGGGAGAACGTGGCCGCCGGCGCTACGACCTCCGGCACGTCGACGACGCCGACACGGACGACGACGCCCTGTCGGTCCACACCGACCCCCACGATGCCCGACGAATCCGCAAGACCGACGACGACGGCCGGTACCGACCGCTGTCGACGGCTCCCACGCTGCCCCACGGCTGGGCGTTCGCGGACCTCGGCCCGGCGGCCCTCGTTCGGGCCGTCGAGGGGTTCTACCCCGCGACGATCGGGAACTGGCACCGCGAACGGGAGGGCCGTCTCGACGTGACTCACTGGACGGAGGCCGTCGCCCGACAGACCGGCATCTACGGCGTCGTCGAGACGTGGGACCGGGGCGAGGGTCACGAGCACGTCAACTGGGTCGCCGAGGCCTGCTGTGCCGACTCGGAGTGTCTCAAGCGCCGGGAGTGGGCGTACGACGACGAGACGCCCCTCGACGTCCCCGGCGGCGACGGCGTCTTCCCGTGTCGCGAGCCCTGTTCGCTGGTGATCGCCGCCGCGCGCCGGTGGACCCGGATGGAGGCCGAGGCGTCCCGAACCTACGAGTTCGACCTCACGCCGAGCGAGAAAGCACAACTCGAGGAACTCGTCGACGCCGTCGCGGACGGCCGGACCGACGAGATTCGCGAGGCCGACACGTCCGACGGCGCGAACCGCTACCGCACGCGATACCTCCGTGCCAAACTGTTCGACGACGAGGGTAACCTCTGTGGCGTCCCGACCGAGGCCGACGACGCCGATACCGAGTGA
- a CDS encoding DUF5995 family protein, with protein MAGAFALLRSLDTGRLRAVALALRRDPPTPRPRETDPSLVDRVERPFDSVDDVFRRLRDLERRLRDRDDRRAVFLTIYTRMTAAVRDAIANGRFADPDWMRRYTVTFADYYRRAFLAFERGAYDAVPAPWRVAFSTALDGSALVAQDAFLGINAHINYDLALALRDVGLSPNRDRKHEDHLRIDAVLAGLLDAQQEALADLYAPGLSTVDATLGRFDEALSLFSITEGRAQAWRVAVVLADVRLPPLRAATRWLLHATAVGGAAFVRSPPVDPAVLSALGRVERDRGPLAGVLTDFAERLDAVG; from the coding sequence ATGGCCGGCGCTTTTGCGCTCCTCCGGTCGCTCGACACCGGGCGGCTCCGGGCCGTCGCGCTCGCCCTCCGGCGCGACCCCCCGACGCCGCGCCCCCGCGAGACGGATCCGTCGCTGGTCGACCGGGTCGAACGGCCGTTCGACTCGGTCGACGACGTCTTTCGCCGCCTGCGTGACCTCGAACGCCGCCTCCGCGACCGCGACGACCGCCGCGCCGTGTTCCTGACGATCTACACCCGGATGACCGCGGCAGTCCGCGACGCCATCGCGAACGGCCGCTTCGCCGACCCCGACTGGATGCGCCGCTACACCGTCACCTTCGCGGACTACTACCGCCGGGCCTTCCTCGCCTTCGAGCGGGGTGCGTACGACGCCGTCCCCGCCCCCTGGCGCGTCGCCTTCTCGACCGCCCTCGACGGCTCGGCGCTCGTCGCGCAGGACGCCTTCCTCGGCATCAACGCCCACATCAACTACGACCTCGCGCTTGCGCTTCGGGACGTGGGCCTGTCGCCGAACCGGGACCGCAAGCACGAGGATCACCTGCGGATCGACGCCGTCCTCGCCGGCCTCCTCGACGCCCAACAGGAGGCGCTGGCCGACCTCTACGCACCGGGGCTGTCGACGGTCGACGCCACGCTGGGGCGGTTCGACGAGGCGCTCTCGCTGTTCTCGATCACCGAGGGTCGGGCGCAGGCGTGGCGCGTCGCCGTCGTTCTGGCCGACGTCCGGCTCCCGCCGCTCCGGGCGGCCACACGGTGGCTCCTCCATGCCACCGCGGTCGGCGGTGCGGCCTTCGTCCGCTCTCCGCCGGTCGATCCCGCGGTGCTCTCGGCCCTGGGGCGGGTCGAGCGCGACCGCGGGCCGCTCGCCGGGGTGCTGACCGACTTTGCGGAGCGACTCGACGCGGTCGGGTAG
- a CDS encoding CbiX/SirB N-terminal domain-containing protein: MSEALLIVAHGSHLNPRSSTPAQDHADTIRASGRVDEVREAYWKEEPSFRNALRTVTADEVYVVPLFVSEGYFTEQVIPRELRLDFEAADWDSDGTSADHATFTPTDVDKTVHYCGPVGTHDAMTDVIVRRAETVTGDDDVGAGVGLAVVGHGTNRNENSAKAIQYHADRIRDRDRFGEVRALFMDEEPEVDDVTDHFESDDIVLVPLFVADGYHTQEDIPEDVGLTDDGRGGYAVPTRIDGHDVWYAGAIGTEPLMADVVLERAADAGADVDAHDPRDGTTDAARADGD; the protein is encoded by the coding sequence ATGAGCGAGGCACTGCTGATCGTCGCCCACGGCTCCCACCTCAACCCGCGGTCGAGCACCCCGGCCCAGGACCACGCCGACACGATCCGCGCCTCGGGCCGCGTCGACGAAGTCCGGGAGGCGTACTGGAAGGAAGAACCGTCGTTCCGGAACGCGCTTCGGACGGTGACCGCCGACGAGGTGTACGTCGTCCCGCTGTTCGTCAGCGAGGGCTACTTCACCGAGCAGGTCATCCCACGGGAACTCCGCCTCGACTTCGAGGCCGCGGACTGGGACTCCGACGGGACGAGCGCCGACCACGCGACGTTCACGCCGACCGACGTCGACAAGACGGTCCACTACTGTGGCCCGGTCGGAACCCACGACGCGATGACCGACGTCATCGTCCGGCGGGCCGAGACGGTGACGGGCGACGACGACGTCGGCGCGGGCGTCGGCTTGGCGGTGGTCGGCCACGGCACCAACCGCAACGAGAACTCCGCGAAGGCGATCCAGTACCACGCGGACCGGATCCGCGACCGCGACCGGTTCGGCGAGGTCCGGGCGCTGTTCATGGACGAAGAGCCCGAGGTCGACGACGTCACCGACCACTTCGAGAGCGACGACATCGTCCTCGTCCCCCTCTTCGTCGCCGACGGCTACCACACTCAGGAGGACATCCCCGAGGACGTGGGCCTCACCGACGACGGGCGCGGTGGCTACGCGGTGCCGACCCGGATCGACGGCCACGACGTCTGGTACGCCGGGGCCATCGGCACCGAACCGCTGATGGCAGACGTGGTGCTCGAACGCGCGGCCGACGCGGGGGCCGACGTCGACGCCCACGACCCCCGCGACGGGACGACCGATGCCGCCCGGGCCGACGGTGACTGA
- a CDS encoding redoxin domain-containing protein, translating into MVSTGDTAPTFTATRGTADHEQFDLADHLGDGPVVLAFFPGSFTPPCRSELVTFQERLSEFEDAGATVLGISADSPFSQGAFREENGIEFDLVSDMGGEAIGAYDVEIDIPDLGLHGIANRAVFVVDSDGVVTYQWIADDPTNEPDYDAILDAVESA; encoded by the coding sequence ATGGTTTCCACCGGAGACACTGCACCCACGTTCACGGCGACGCGCGGTACGGCCGACCACGAACAGTTCGACCTCGCTGACCACCTCGGCGACGGCCCGGTCGTCCTCGCCTTCTTCCCCGGCTCGTTCACTCCACCCTGCCGCAGCGAACTGGTCACGTTTCAGGAGCGCTTGAGCGAGTTCGAGGACGCCGGCGCGACCGTTCTCGGGATCAGCGCCGACTCGCCGTTCTCGCAGGGTGCGTTCCGCGAGGAGAACGGCATCGAGTTCGACCTCGTGAGCGACATGGGCGGCGAGGCCATCGGGGCCTACGACGTGGAGATCGACATTCCGGACCTCGGCCTCCACGGGATCGCCAACCGCGCCGTCTTCGTCGTCGATTCGGACGGCGTCGTCACGTACCAGTGGATCGCCGACGACCCGACGAACGAACCCGACTACGACGCCATCCTCGACGCGGTCGAGTCGGCCTGA
- a CDS encoding PQQ-binding-like beta-propeller repeat protein, giving the protein MPRCTRRAVLRTLGLAATAGVAGCLAAPRSDPDPIDDGRPASTAAATQFRGGLQRLGVAPDATVPMDPVVEWVRRDLNTGEHTAAKASPVPTPDGDIVVPGDAGELWRLTPEGDRVWTAAVAEAARGIHGTPAIANGTVYVGAYDGALYAVDLATGEQFWRRRLGDAIGSSPGYRDGVVYIAVEYDDPSGAMFGVDAVTGDVVWEDRRPTDHPHSTCAIDRDAGRLVVGANDGVLYAWTYPEPAFEWSVETGGAIKGPIATFGGSAFFGSWDGSIYRVDLDDGTVEWAVDTEDMVMSGPAVDPETGTVYVGSHDSRLYALDAETGTRRWTFDTGGRITGCPTVAGDLLLVGSYDRSCYAVETRTGEAVWAVDGVGHVTSSPAVVDGAVYFADRASATHLSDEDGPTGGVYKVAAADR; this is encoded by the coding sequence ATGCCTCGGTGCACCCGACGCGCCGTTCTCCGAACGCTCGGTCTCGCCGCGACCGCCGGCGTCGCCGGCTGTCTCGCTGCCCCCCGTTCCGATCCCGACCCCATCGACGACGGTCGCCCGGCGTCGACGGCCGCGGCGACCCAGTTCCGCGGCGGCCTCCAACGGCTGGGCGTCGCCCCCGACGCGACGGTTCCGATGGATCCGGTCGTCGAGTGGGTCCGTCGCGACCTGAACACGGGGGAGCACACGGCGGCGAAGGCGAGTCCCGTCCCCACCCCGGACGGCGATATCGTCGTCCCCGGCGACGCCGGCGAACTGTGGCGACTCACCCCCGAGGGCGACCGCGTCTGGACCGCGGCCGTCGCGGAGGCGGCGCGGGGCATCCACGGGACGCCGGCCATCGCCAACGGGACGGTGTACGTCGGCGCGTACGACGGCGCGCTCTACGCCGTCGACCTCGCGACGGGCGAGCAGTTCTGGCGGCGGCGCCTCGGCGACGCCATCGGCTCCAGTCCGGGCTACCGCGACGGGGTCGTCTACATCGCCGTCGAGTACGACGATCCCAGCGGCGCGATGTTCGGCGTCGACGCGGTCACCGGCGACGTGGTCTGGGAGGACCGGCGGCCGACCGACCACCCCCACTCGACGTGTGCGATCGACCGCGACGCCGGGCGGCTCGTCGTCGGCGCGAACGACGGCGTCCTCTACGCGTGGACGTACCCCGAACCGGCGTTCGAGTGGTCGGTCGAGACGGGCGGCGCGATCAAGGGACCGATCGCGACGTTCGGCGGGAGCGCCTTCTTCGGGTCGTGGGACGGGTCGATCTACCGGGTCGATCTCGATGACGGCACCGTCGAGTGGGCCGTCGACACCGAGGACATGGTGATGTCCGGGCCGGCGGTCGACCCCGAGACGGGGACCGTCTACGTCGGAAGCCACGACTCGCGGCTCTACGCCCTCGACGCCGAGACCGGGACACGGCGCTGGACGTTCGACACGGGTGGCCGGATCACCGGCTGTCCGACCGTCGCCGGCGACCTCCTCCTCGTCGGATCCTACGACCGCTCCTGCTACGCCGTCGAGACACGGACGGGCGAGGCGGTCTGGGCGGTCGACGGCGTCGGCCACGTGACGAGTTCCCCCGCGGTCGTCGACGGCGCGGTCTACTTCGCCGATCGTGCGTCCGCCACCCACCTCTCGGATGAGGACGGACCGACGGGTGGGGTGTACAAGGTCGCAGCCGCCGATCGGTGA
- a CDS encoding pyridoxal phosphate-dependent aminotransferase, whose amino-acid sequence MVSQRAADVTPFMAMDVLERANDTDDVIHLEVGEPDFSPPDRVVETAVESLRAGHTNYTAARGKPALRRAIADRYDHVYGVDVDPDRIVVTPGSSPGLLLAMATLVDPGDEVVLTDPHYACYPNFVRTVGGRVETVPLHASDGFRPRPSAFEAAVGDDTRAVLLNSPANPTGAVLSGGTLDAIVDVADAVDATPVVDEIYHGLSYDATDHSVLEYTDDAFVLDGFSKRFAMTGWRLGWVVVPPGYVDAVNRLAQNVLICAPNFVQDAGVAALETPPEHLADIRATYRERRDLLVDAVADWGLGLDYTPQGAYYLLADVSDLPGDSLAVADLLLEEAGVAVTPGLDFGERAADYLRLSYATDAAAIEEAIDRIERVLATVERA is encoded by the coding sequence ATGGTCTCTCAGCGAGCCGCCGACGTGACCCCGTTCATGGCGATGGACGTGCTCGAGCGGGCGAACGACACCGACGACGTGATCCATCTGGAGGTGGGCGAACCCGACTTCTCGCCGCCGGACCGGGTGGTCGAGACAGCCGTGGAGTCGCTGCGGGCGGGGCACACGAACTACACCGCCGCGCGGGGGAAGCCGGCGCTCCGGCGCGCCATCGCCGACCGCTACGACCACGTGTACGGCGTCGACGTCGACCCCGACCGGATCGTCGTCACTCCGGGTTCCTCGCCCGGCCTCCTCCTCGCGATGGCGACGCTGGTCGACCCCGGCGACGAGGTGGTCCTCACCGACCCCCACTACGCCTGCTACCCCAACTTCGTCCGGACGGTCGGCGGCCGGGTCGAGACGGTGCCGTTGCACGCGAGCGACGGCTTCCGCCCGCGCCCGTCGGCGTTCGAGGCCGCCGTCGGCGACGACACCCGCGCCGTCCTGCTCAACTCGCCCGCGAACCCGACCGGCGCGGTGCTCTCCGGCGGGACGCTCGACGCCATCGTCGACGTCGCGGACGCCGTCGACGCGACGCCCGTCGTCGACGAGATCTACCACGGACTGTCGTACGACGCGACCGACCACAGCGTCCTCGAGTACACCGACGACGCGTTCGTCCTCGACGGCTTCTCGAAGCGGTTCGCGATGACGGGCTGGCGACTCGGCTGGGTCGTCGTCCCGCCGGGGTACGTCGACGCGGTCAACCGCCTCGCCCAGAACGTCCTCATCTGCGCGCCGAACTTCGTCCAGGACGCGGGCGTCGCCGCACTGGAGACGCCGCCGGAGCACCTCGCCGATATCAGGGCGACGTACCGCGAGCGCCGCGACCTCCTCGTCGACGCCGTGGCCGACTGGGGACTCGGCCTCGACTACACCCCACAGGGGGCCTACTACCTGCTCGCGGACGTGAGCGACCTCCCCGGCGACTCGCTGGCGGTCGCCGACCTCCTCCTCGAGGAGGCGGGCGTCGCGGTCACACCCGGCCTCGACTTCGGCGAACGCGCGGCCGACTACCTCCGCCTCTCCTACGCGACCGACGCCGCGGCCATCGAGGAGGCCATCGACCGGATCGAGCGGGTGCTTGCGACCGTCGAGCGCGCGTGA
- a CDS encoding cytochrome bc complex cytochrome b subunit, with protein MTGDNADDTTTDDEANESTPSPRSDGAGYDRATGGEPVHGREIETRRKYPNNRLFTWLDDRLELNHDVLGKAFPEDKYGSFLLGEIALFSFIFLVLTGSFLGLMYEPMAADVTYEGNAAEWSGQEVPGAFASVLSITYDTPFGMFMRMAHHWAAYIFIAAIALHMFRVFFSGAYRNPHEPNWFVGSTLLLIALSEGFFGYALPLDGFSKAATTIGFNMTGEVPFVGEWLQSLAFGGAFPGQAAQVIPQMYFLHVFLFPALLAGIIGLHMMILMRQKHTEHAPSSRDGERTPDAADDSFVVGSPLFPQQFLLSTIVLLLTASTISFLAAFFPVQRIAAIGLEAPSDPSPDWFFMWVFGSLRMVPSQLSLGGTTVSLGGWGEFIGGILVPMVIIGVMILWPLIDNTDEPQHFTADPLDRPAQTALGVGAIMLTIVLSIDGMRSTVSEVLGIPSSVLYPYLVAMTVGVPVLYTLIVYALLKRRKRRLAG; from the coding sequence ATGACAGGCGACAACGCGGACGACACGACGACCGACGACGAGGCGAACGAGTCCACGCCGTCACCCCGTTCGGACGGTGCCGGCTACGACAGGGCGACCGGCGGCGAACCGGTTCACGGGAGGGAGATCGAGACCCGCCGGAAGTACCCGAACAACCGCCTGTTCACCTGGCTCGACGACCGTCTCGAACTGAACCACGACGTCCTCGGGAAGGCGTTTCCCGAAGACAAGTACGGCTCCTTTCTCCTCGGCGAGATCGCCCTCTTCTCCTTTATCTTCCTGGTGTTGACCGGTTCCTTCCTCGGGCTGATGTACGAACCGATGGCCGCGGACGTGACCTACGAGGGTAACGCCGCGGAGTGGTCGGGTCAGGAGGTGCCGGGGGCGTTCGCGAGCGTCCTGTCGATCACCTACGACACGCCCTTTGGCATGTTCATGCGGATGGCACACCACTGGGCGGCGTACATCTTCATCGCTGCCATCGCGCTGCACATGTTCCGCGTGTTCTTCAGCGGTGCCTACCGCAACCCCCACGAGCCCAACTGGTTCGTCGGGAGCACCCTCCTCCTCATCGCGCTCTCGGAGGGCTTTTTCGGCTACGCGCTCCCGCTCGACGGGTTCAGTAAGGCGGCGACGACCATCGGGTTCAACATGACCGGCGAGGTGCCCTTCGTCGGCGAGTGGCTCCAGTCGCTCGCGTTCGGCGGGGCCTTCCCGGGGCAGGCCGCACAAGTGATCCCCCAGATGTACTTCCTGCACGTCTTCCTCTTTCCGGCGCTGCTGGCGGGGATCATCGGCCTCCACATGATGATCCTGATGCGCCAGAAACACACCGAACACGCGCCCAGTTCCCGGGACGGCGAGCGCACGCCCGACGCCGCCGACGACTCCTTCGTCGTCGGATCGCCCCTCTTCCCCCAGCAGTTCCTGCTCTCGACGATCGTCCTCTTGTTGACGGCCTCGACGATCTCCTTCCTCGCCGCCTTCTTCCCCGTCCAGCGCATCGCCGCCATCGGCCTCGAAGCCCCCTCCGATCCCAGCCCCGACTGGTTCTTCATGTGGGTGTTCGGCTCGCTGCGCATGGTTCCGTCGCAACTGTCGCTGGGTGGCACGACCGTCTCCCTCGGCGGGTGGGGGGAGTTCATCGGCGGCATCCTCGTCCCGATGGTTATCATCGGGGTCATGATCCTCTGGCCGCTGATCGACAACACCGACGAACCACAGCACTTCACCGCCGATCCCCTCGACCGCCCGGCCCAGACCGCACTCGGTGTCGGCGCGATCATGCTCACCATCGTCCTCTCCATCGACGGGATGCGAAGCACTGTCTCGGAGGTCCTCGGAATCCCCTCGAGCGTGCTGTACCCCTACTTGGTCGCGATGACGGTCGGCGTTCCGGTCCTCTATACGCTGATCGTGTACGCCCTGCTCAAGCGACGCAAGCGCCGGCTCGCCGGCTAG
- a CDS encoding ABC transporter permease — MIALPDRLSDPVVVEGLVQVAAASALAAVVIGLSSIRDLDLERELGGSFVRGFVQVVAMGALIGVLFTIPLSYSGLLLAAMVGYAAWESRKRGDRVPDAFRISVVSLGVGSAVVIVTMVAAGAIERTVRNLVPVGGMIIANAMKTNSLTLDRFQGEIESNKDEIEAALALGVPPERAVSEFVTESVRASLIPVVDAMRTLGLVYIPGMMSGMILGGANPIYAAEYQFVIMGMIFAAGGLTSMTASHLLGRAAFTDAAQLRRFEPTEGTVLATLRSAIQR, encoded by the coding sequence GTGATCGCACTCCCGGATCGACTCTCCGATCCCGTCGTCGTCGAGGGACTGGTGCAGGTCGCCGCCGCGTCGGCGCTCGCGGCCGTCGTGATCGGGCTCTCCTCGATCCGCGATCTGGACCTGGAGCGCGAACTCGGCGGATCGTTCGTCCGGGGCTTCGTGCAGGTAGTGGCGATGGGGGCGCTGATCGGCGTCCTCTTCACCATCCCACTGTCGTACTCCGGACTTCTGCTCGCGGCGATGGTCGGCTACGCGGCCTGGGAGTCGCGCAAGCGGGGCGACCGCGTCCCCGACGCCTTCCGCATCTCCGTCGTCTCGCTGGGTGTCGGCTCCGCCGTCGTCATCGTGACGATGGTCGCGGCGGGTGCCATCGAACGGACCGTCCGCAACCTCGTGCCGGTCGGCGGGATGATCATCGCGAACGCGATGAAGACCAACTCGCTGACGCTGGATCGGTTTCAGGGGGAGATCGAGTCCAACAAGGACGAGATCGAGGCGGCACTCGCACTCGGCGTCCCCCCCGAACGGGCCGTCTCGGAGTTCGTCACCGAGTCGGTCCGGGCGTCGCTCATCCCCGTCGTCGACGCGATGCGGACGCTCGGCCTGGTGTACATCCCGGGGATGATGTCGGGGATGATCCTGGGCGGGGCGAACCCAATCTACGCCGCGGAGTACCAGTTCGTCATCATGGGCATGATCTTCGCTGCGGGCGGGCTGACCAGCATGACGGCGAGCCACCTCCTCGGGCGGGCAGCCTTCACCGACGCGGCACAACTCCGGCGGTTCGAGCCGACCGAGGGGACGGTTCTGGCGACCCTGCGGTCGGCGATCCAACGGTGA
- a CDS encoding Na+/H+ antiporter NhaC family protein: MAEFGALSLVPPLLAIGLAIVTRKAVLSLFLGVWSGGVVFTGGIGLRQTFEWIAAAIGDSTFHAQIIIFTLLLGSAVAMIWRLGGSHAVRDWAIERLDTRRKVGVATWLLGLLLFFDDYANTAVVGSTMRDVSDHLRISREKLSYLVDSTAAPVSTLAISSWVAFQLSMIESGYEATAIAASEVPNAFEVFLRSIPYNTYAILALAMVAIVVVSGRDYGEMLTAERRAAETGRVTREDARPMQDVAAELGEPNVENPRLYAFFVPIGVLIAATVGTALWTGYTPGASAYDTITEADYAMALIFGSFAMVVSTYVIGIATDRLTLGESVDTTIDGFGIMLTAVTILVLAWSIGNVVEALGTGKYVGEVAGQVLDPALLPVVVLFTAAFVAFSTGSSWGTMAIVTPIAVPVAWELTGDHTMVAALVGSVFSGAIFGDHASPISDTTVLSATFAGADLIDHVRTQLYYAVTVAVVAAALLVVWGYTRVTPWLLLPVGVAALVGVVYGLSALDAKRRGVEPGLPDARSADDD; encoded by the coding sequence ATGGCGGAGTTCGGTGCACTGTCGCTCGTCCCCCCGTTGCTCGCCATCGGGTTGGCCATCGTGACACGGAAGGCAGTGCTGTCGCTGTTTCTCGGCGTGTGGTCCGGCGGTGTCGTCTTCACTGGCGGGATCGGACTGAGACAGACGTTCGAGTGGATCGCCGCCGCCATCGGCGACAGCACGTTCCACGCCCAGATCATCATCTTCACGCTGTTGCTCGGTTCGGCAGTCGCGATGATCTGGCGACTCGGCGGCTCGCATGCGGTCCGGGACTGGGCCATCGAGCGCCTCGACACACGCCGGAAGGTCGGCGTCGCGACGTGGCTGCTCGGCCTCCTCCTCTTTTTCGACGACTACGCCAACACGGCCGTCGTCGGGAGTACGATGCGCGACGTCTCCGATCACCTCCGGATCTCGCGGGAGAAACTGTCGTATCTCGTCGACTCGACGGCCGCTCCGGTGTCGACGCTCGCCATCTCCTCGTGGGTCGCGTTCCAGCTGTCGATGATCGAGTCGGGGTACGAGGCGACCGCCATCGCCGCGAGCGAGGTGCCCAACGCCTTCGAGGTGTTCCTCCGGTCGATCCCGTACAACACGTACGCGATCCTCGCGCTCGCGATGGTCGCCATCGTCGTGGTGAGCGGGCGGGACTACGGCGAGATGCTCACCGCCGAGCGGCGCGCGGCGGAGACGGGGCGGGTGACCCGCGAGGACGCGCGGCCGATGCAGGACGTGGCGGCCGAACTCGGCGAACCGAACGTCGAGAACCCGCGTCTCTACGCCTTCTTCGTCCCCATCGGCGTGCTGATCGCCGCGACGGTGGGGACGGCGCTCTGGACCGGCTACACGCCGGGGGCGTCGGCGTACGACACGATCACCGAGGCCGACTACGCGATGGCGCTCATCTTCGGCTCCTTCGCCATGGTCGTCTCGACGTACGTCATCGGCATCGCCACCGACCGGCTGACGCTCGGCGAGAGCGTCGACACGACGATCGACGGCTTCGGGATCATGCTGACAGCGGTGACGATCCTCGTGCTCGCGTGGTCCATCGGCAACGTCGTCGAGGCCCTCGGTACCGGCAAGTACGTCGGGGAGGTCGCCGGGCAGGTGCTCGATCCGGCGCTGTTGCCCGTCGTCGTGCTCTTTACCGCCGCGTTCGTCGCCTTCTCGACCGGCAGTTCGTGGGGGACGATGGCCATCGTGACGCCCATCGCCGTCCCGGTCGCGTGGGAGTTGACCGGCGACCACACGATGGTGGCTGCGCTCGTCGGGAGCGTCTTCTCCGGCGCCATCTTCGGCGATCACGCCTCGCCCATCTCGGATACGACCGTCCTCTCTGCGACGTTCGCCGGCGCGGACCTGATCGACCACGTCCGCACGCAACTGTACTACGCGGTCACCGTCGCCGTCGTCGCGGCCGCCCTGCTCGTCGTCTGGGGGTACACCCGCGTCACTCCGTGGCTCTTGCTTCCGGTCGGGGTCGCCGCGCTCGTCGGGGTGGTGTACGGTCTCTCGGCGCTCGACGCCAAGCGACGCGGGGTCGAACCCGGTCTCCCCGACGCCCGGTCCGCCGACGACGACTGA